The Candidatus Komeilibacteria bacterium CG_4_10_14_0_2_um_filter_37_10 DNA segment TAATAAAGCAGCAATAAACATTTTGGCCTCCACGTACTCCTCGAGACAGGCCTTGTACGATCCTTCAAATTTTAGTCGGTTATCTTTGTTATACTCTTTTTGCAAATACAAAAGAATTTTTTCCGCTGCGGCTATCTTATTGTTAGCCATCTTAAAATCCTGACGATGGGCAGCAAAAATTGCTTCTTTGGCGTTTTGTAATATTTCCCGCGAGCGATTAAAAATATAGTCTCTCTCTTTCTGAAAAGAACCAAGATTTTGACTTATTTTACTGATCAATTTTTTGTTCAACATTTATTTAATATTAATAATTTTAACTTCTTTACGTTGTGACGCCAATATATCGCGCCTTTTGCCCAAATAATAATTCACAATTATCTTTCTCGATAATGGCCAGATGATTAAGAGGGCTAGAATGTCACTTAATAAACCTGGAATAATCAACAAAATAGCTGCTAAATAATAATACAACTTTTGACTGATATTTTGCTGATCTAGCTGACCGCCAACAAATAAGCTCTGAATTTGTCCCAACAGTTCCCAACCAACAAATTTAACCAAAAAAATACCAAACAAAACCATAATCAACAAATAAAGAACGGTATTGCTAGCGCCCACCAAACTACCGAACTTAATCAGCAAGACTAAATCCAAAATAAAAATAATAAAAAGCGAGGTAAATATTTTCTTGAGCATAGCAAGCGTATTATAGTAAAATTATGAACTAATCACAACTAAACAAAACGCGGGGTTTTAAAAACCCGTGTTTTTTCAATATCATCATAATAACTAATTTATTAAATTATCCAACTCCCTTAGTGGCATTATGTTTAATTAAAATCAAATACTCAACGTTTAAAAAAAGTCAAAATTTCAGATTTAATTTTATTGCTATTGCCATGCTTCATTAATCCCAAATAAGAGTTCAGAGAGTCGTTTGCAAAATGATCCTTTAACCGACGAATCATCCTTAGTCTGGTAGTCTTTCTCAAAATCCTATGATCAGGGAAGTTTATCCAACCTAAAAAGTCCACCCCCGACGACACTGTCCTGATGAATATTTTTTTTGGATGAATGTTTAATTTTAGTTCTGTTAATAAAAATTCTTCAATTAAGTTAATTTGATTTTCGAGCCATTTTTTATTGTCTGACAAAATAGTAAAATCATCAACATAACGAATATAAAATTTTGCTTTGATTTTATGCTTTACAAATTGATCAAATTCATTGAGGTAAATATTAGCAAAAAGTTGCGATGTTAGATTACCCAAAGGTAAGCCCTTGCCTTCTCTAGTTTGAAAGCTATTAATTATATTTTTTAACAACCAGATAATATATTTGTCGGGAATATACTCTTTGAGGATGTTGATTAATAGTTCATGGTCAATGCTCGCAAAAAAACTTTTAATATCCCCTTTAAGCACCCAACAAATTTTAGCATTGTTTCTACTAACTCTTAAGAAAAATTGATTAAACCGAATAATCGCTTTATGTGTTCCTTTTCCTA contains these protein-coding regions:
- a CDS encoding RNA-dependent DNA polymerase; the encoded protein is MKIQLTHKFEDIISLENLLTAWQEFLCGKRNRKDVQEFCTNLMDNIFQLYRNLVYHKYEHGGYEAFKVFDPKIRNIHKASINDRLLHHAIYRQLYPFFDRTFIFDSYSCRLGKGTHKAIIRFNQFFLRVSRNNAKICWVLKGDIKSFFASIDHELLINILKEYIPDKYIIWLLKNIINSFQTREGKGLPLGNLTSQLFANIYLNEFDQFVKHKIKAKFYIRYVDDFTILSDNKKWLENQINLIEEFLLTELKLNIHPKKIFIRTVSSGVDFLGWINFPDHRILRKTTRLRMIRRLKDHFANDSLNSYLGLMKHGNSNKIKSEILTFFKR